In Brachypodium distachyon strain Bd21 chromosome 2, Brachypodium_distachyon_v3.0, whole genome shotgun sequence, one genomic interval encodes:
- the LOC100827067 gene encoding uncharacterized protein LOC100827067 isoform X3 — protein MEFQVDGALWPESRGGAAEAPPPPPPKERGEAPPPRFDSSRALRLLRDLGTNVTEDLVVLLPNLLSFLKHDDPAVVKQSIASGTNLFAAVLEEMALQINECGRVDAWLEQMWASMNQFKDAVCGMMHEPGPIASKLLALKFIETWILCLTPQSNSERMQSTEGKNRRFDASRLPKFHPSLDPVVLEADTNRAFTILVDIVQSAYAHRGSLLVGTINSLAAIGKNRPGYYDRALSVLFGFDPNLETSKGAHSASLRYSLKTAFIGFLRSPCQAMIESKDILVRRLRALSPGEATEQIIRQVEKMSRNIERTSRASKEELPAWEVPHGDLNRKNPAARSGDTLAMAEGIAKRARFDSSAGSNLLVQGMPDYSDMQIENDANVGHSSDPPSLLSTDVSPVEKMIEMIGALLAEGERGAESLGILISSVESDVMADIVIETMKHLPEAPFPLDEVGISPPDALPTPGVSDSKRDPRRDPRRLDPRRTVAPAATSPIQVKVETTSVHQTDNFSNIPSPISGKVENHADYSGDLPENEDEEHTSSQPDETIGKEISESLENGTEPETNFEVQAPVEARFNSSDVDGEKTNPLSQEAISNDEFDSMDLDVDPFSPVSKASTPEETNHELPLLPSHLELSDSEKLSLHKLTVRRIIDDYKNNSLNTRFSLLAHLVAQSTADDNIMELIQKHIIFHYHDQKGHELAMHVLYQLQCVNVADSPESSTPASKHYEKFFISLARSLIDSLPASDKSFSKLLCDAPCLPESLFRLLESLCMSQGNSQQTKDSDGDRVTQGLGTVWSLILVRPPLRQACLDIVLKCAIHSQDEVRGKAVRLVSKKLYDLTYAAEKVEQFATESLLAVANKHGVETDVNFTTSKDCTTEFEVGSQETSVSGSQISDAGSSENGSAKTPLASPKQSAVSVSEAKRHSSLFFALCTKRPTLLGHLFNVYGMSPKVVKQCIHWHIPTLVRNLGSSCSEMLDIIHNPPEGSEELVIMILQTLTEESNPSAKLVVAVKHLYETKLKDASILIPLLSSFPKEEVLPIFPRLVDLPPDKFQDALARILQGSAHTGPALTPAEVLIAIHDINPEKDQVPLRKVIDACTACFEQRTVFTQQVLEKSLNKLVDNVPVPLLFMRTVIQALDAFPALVDFVMEILSRLVNKQIWKMPKLWVGFLKLAFQTQPRSFDVLLQLPPAQLEIALNKYPNLRTHLSSFVNQRNAHGILPSADRL, from the exons ATGGAATTCCAGGTGGACGGCGCCCTGTGGCCGGAGTCGCGAGGCGGCGCAGCCGAGGCGCCGCCCCCACCGCCACCGAAGGAGCGCGGGGAGGCCCCACCTCCCCGCTTCGATTCGTCGCGTGCCCTAAG ATTGCTGAGAGATCTTGGTACAAATGTAACAGAAGATTTGGTTGTGCTGCTGCCAAATTTGCTGTCATTTTTGAAACACGACGATCCTGCAGTTGTTAAGCAATCTATAGCTAGTGGGACAAATTTGTTTGCTGCTGTATTGGAAGAGATGGCACTTCAG ATTAACGAGTGTGGAAGAGTGGATGCTTGGCTTGAACAGATGTGGGCTTCGATGAACCAGTTCAAAGATGCAGTCTGTGGTATGATGCACGAG CCTGGTCCTATTGCATCTAAACTACTCGCTCTAAAGTTCATTGAAACATGGATCTTGTGCCTCACACCTCAATCCAACAGTGAGCGAATGCAATCAACTGAAG GAAAGAACCGGAGGTTTGATGCTTCTCGATTACCTAAATTTCATCCTAGCCTTGATCCTGTTGTTCTGGAAGCCGACACAAACAGGGCTTTCACCATCCTGGTGGATATTGTTCAATCAGCTTATGCTCATCGAGGATCCTTGTTAGTTGGCACCATTAATTC TCTTGCAGCTATTGGAAAGAATAGGCCGGGTTACTATGACCGTGCACTGTCAGTGTTGTTTGGTTTTGACCCTAATTTGGAGACTTCAAAAGGGGCTCATTCTGCAAGCCTGAGATATTCCCTAAAAACAGCTTTTATAGGGTTTTTACGAAGTCCTTGCCAGGCAATGATTGAG TCCAAGGACATACTAGTAAGGCGGCTTCGAGCACTGAGCCCAGGTGAAGCAACAGAACAGATTATTAGGCAGGTAGAGAAGATGTCTAGAAATATAGAGCGCACTTCTCGTGCCAGCAAG GAGGAGCTTCCAGCATGGGAGGTGCCTCATGGAGATCTTAATCGGAAGAATCCTGCTGCCAGATCAGGCGACACTCTTGCTATGGCTGAGGGCATAGCTAAGAGAGCAAGATTTGATAGCTCTGCAGGTTCAAATCTGCTAGTTCAGGGAATGCCTGATTATTCTGATATGCAGATTGAAAATGACGCCAACGTGGGTCATTCCTCTGATCCCCCATCTCTCTTGAGTACCGATGTGTCTCCTGTTGAGAAGATGATCGAAATGATAGGTGCGTTACTTGCTGAAGGGGAAAGAGGAGCTGAATCCCTTGGTATTCTTATATCATCAGTAGAGTCAGACGTCATGGCTGACATTGTGATAGAGACAATGAAGCATCTACCCGAAGCTCCTTTTCCATTAG ATGAAGTAGGCATTTCACCACCTGATGCACTTCCTACGCCCGGTGTTTCTGATTCTAAGCGTGACCCCAGAAGA GATCCTCGCCGCCTTGATCCACGGCGAACAGTTGCACCTGCTGCTACTAGTCCCATACAGGTGAAGGTGGAAACCACCAGTGTGCATCAGACGGATAATTTTTCAAATATACCTTCTCCTATTTCTGGGAAGGTTGAAAACCACGCAGATTATTCAGGAGACCTACCCGAAAATGAAGATGAGGAGCATACATCCTCTCAGCCTGATGAAACAATTGGCAAAGAGATATCTGAGTCTTTGGAAAATGGCACAGAACCAGAGACAAACTTTGAAGTGCAAGCACCGGTGGAAGCCAGATTTAATTCTTCTGATGTTGATGGGGAGAAGACCAATCCCTTGTCTCAAGAAGCTATTTCGAACGACGAATTTGATAGTATGGACTTGGACGTTGATCCCTTTTCGCCAGTCTCCAAGGCATCAACACCAGAGGAGACCAATCATGAGTTGCCACTTCTTCCATCTCATTTGGAATTAAGTGACAGTGAGAAACTATCATTGCACAAATTAACTGTTAGGAGGATAATTGATGATTACAAGAACAACAGCCTTAACACAAGATTTTCCTTGCTTGCTCATTTGGTTGCTCAG AGTACGGCTGATGATAATATTATGGAATTGATTCAGAAGCACATTATCTTCCATTATCATGACCAAAAG GGTCATGAACTGGCTATGCATGTGTTGTATCAGCTGCAATGTGTCAATGTTGCTGATTCACCAGAAAGTTCTACTCCTGCTTCTAAACATTACGAGAAGTTCTTCATTTCACTT GCAAGGTCCTTGATCGATTCGCTACCTGCTTCGGATAAATCTTTTAGTAAACTTCTATGTGATGCCCCATGTTTGCCTGAGTCTCTTTTTAGATTACTAGAGAGTCTTTGCATGTCACAAGGAAACAGCCAACAAACAAAGGACAGCGATGGTGACCGTGTCACCCAAGGCCTGGGAACTGTATGGAGTCTGATTTTAGTGCGGCCTCCACTTCGGCAAGCTTGCTTGGATATTGTTCTAAAG TGTGCCATTCACTCACAAGATGAAGTCAGGGGGAAGGCGGTTAGATTG GTTTCAAAAAAGCTCTATGATCTAACATATGCAGCAGAAAAGGTCGAGCAGTTTGCCACTGAAAGTCTTCTGGCAGTTGCTAATAAGCATGGTGTGGAGACAGATGTTAACTTCACAACCTCAAAGGACTGTACAACCGAG TTTGAAGTAGGCAGCCAGGAGACTTCAGTTAGTGGCTCCCAGATTTCAGATGCGGGGTCTTCTGAAAATGGCTCTGCCAAGACCCCTTTAGCTTCACCAAAACAATCAGCAGTATCTGTATCTGAGGCCAAACGCCATAGCTCATTGTTTTTTGCACTTTGCACAAAG AGACCCACTCTTCTTGGACACCTGTTCAATGTTTATGGAATGTCTCCAAAAGTCGTCAAGCAG TGTATCCATTGGCATATACCCACCCTTGTAAGGAATCTGGGATCCTCATGTTCTGAGATGCTGGACATTATTCATAATCCACCTGAAGGCAGTGAAGAACTTGTTATCATG ATACTGCAAACTCTGACTGAAGAATCAAATCCTTCAGCCAAGCTGGTAGTGGCTGTTAAACATCTATATGAGACCAAGTTAAAG GATGCGTCTATTCTCATTCCATTGCTATCCTCATTTCCGAAGGAAGAG GTGCTGCCGATATTTCCGAGACTAGTTGATCTCCCACCTGACAAATTCCAAGATGCGCTTGCTCGGATATTGCAG GGATCTGCACACACTGGTCCAGCATTAACTCCTGCTGAAGTTCTGATTGCAATCCATGATATTAATCCAGAAAAGGATCAAGTTCCCCTAAGGAAG GTCATAGATGCTTGCACTGCTTGCTTTGAGCAGCGGACGGTATTCACTCAGCAAGTTTTGGAGAAGTCACTGAATAAATTG GTTGACAATGTACCAGTTCCTCTTCTATTTATGAGAACAGTTATTCAAGCGCTCGATGCTTTCCCTGCTTTG GTTGATTTTGTCATGGAAATACTCTCCAGACTTGTTAATAAGCAG ATATGGAAAATGCCAAAGCTTTGGGTTGGGTTCTTAAAATTGGCATTCCAGACTCAGCCACGCTCTTTTGATGTTTTGTTACAG CTGCCTCCAGCACAACTTGAAATTGCCTTGAACAAGTATCCGAATCTACGAAcacatctttcttcttttgtcaATCAACGGAACGCGCACGGTATCTTGCCCAG TGCAGACAGACTTTGA